In Nocardioides palaemonis, a single genomic region encodes these proteins:
- a CDS encoding GNAT family N-acetyltransferase yields MTQVRRATPADAGVLARLLWDFNTEFDSETDPAAVLAVRFERLLDLATAYAVLAEDDADAVGFALVTLRPAIWFDGPVATLDELYVVPRLRSAGIGTQVLDLARALAREAGAPEMHINVDEVDADTRRFYERHGFVTVEDGTDWRMLCYVGSTLAG; encoded by the coding sequence ATGACGCAGGTCCGCCGCGCGACCCCGGCCGACGCCGGCGTGCTCGCCCGGCTGCTGTGGGACTTCAACACCGAGTTCGACTCCGAGACCGACCCGGCCGCCGTGCTGGCGGTGCGCTTCGAGCGGCTGCTGGACCTCGCGACGGCGTACGCGGTGCTGGCCGAGGACGACGCCGACGCGGTGGGCTTCGCGCTGGTCACGCTGCGCCCGGCGATCTGGTTCGACGGGCCGGTCGCCACCCTCGACGAGCTCTACGTCGTGCCCCGCCTCCGCTCGGCCGGGATCGGCACGCAGGTGCTCGACCTCGCCCGCGCCCTGGCCCGCGAGGCGGGCGCCCCCGAGATGCACATCAACGTCGACGAGGTCGACGCCGATACCCGGCGCTTCTACGAGCGGCACGGCTTCGTCACCGTCGAGGACGGCACCGACTGGCGGATGCTCTGCTACGTCGGGAGCACGCTCGCTGGTTGA
- a CDS encoding helix-turn-helix domain-containing protein — translation MSVDSMRAHVADSWHLSAAAGVDAEAAEAPITLDAGDLRDHRSAHPLARVFPLLDDVLGQAARECGAIMAVSDAAGQLLWVCGTPSTLRRAESIGFVEGSNWDERMAGTNAPGMALRLGQTVLVRGSEHFRRSVQPWSCAATPILDPTSSSLLGVLDVTGGDDIAVPQTTAMVRAAARMAEAELARDLLTGRPEAPRSGPGLQVGVELLGRHEALLTVSPDGRSGTTLRLTPRHSEIVLLLGTAPHGLSGDELAVLLYEDDGASSTLRAELNRLRHLLGDELLVSRPYRLAAAVAGDWLAVEARLAAGDLRGALRAYRGPVLPRSTAPGVVRLREQLHHSVRGGLLACREPDLMASWTRSAWGADDYEMWLAQLDVVAATSPVRALVEGQVARLDRELG, via the coding sequence ATGAGCGTGGACAGCATGCGCGCGCACGTCGCCGACTCGTGGCACCTCTCCGCCGCGGCGGGGGTGGACGCGGAGGCGGCGGAGGCGCCGATCACCCTGGACGCGGGCGACCTGCGCGACCACCGGTCCGCGCACCCGCTCGCGCGGGTCTTCCCCCTGCTCGACGACGTGCTCGGCCAGGCGGCACGCGAGTGCGGCGCGATCATGGCGGTCAGCGACGCGGCGGGACAGCTGCTGTGGGTGTGCGGCACGCCCTCGACGCTGCGGCGGGCCGAGTCGATCGGGTTCGTCGAGGGGTCCAACTGGGACGAGCGGATGGCCGGCACCAACGCACCCGGGATGGCGCTGCGGCTCGGCCAGACCGTCCTGGTCCGCGGCTCGGAGCACTTCCGGCGCTCGGTGCAGCCGTGGAGCTGCGCGGCCACGCCGATCCTCGACCCCACCTCGTCGAGCCTGCTGGGCGTCCTCGACGTCACCGGCGGCGACGACATCGCCGTCCCGCAGACCACCGCGATGGTGCGCGCCGCGGCGCGGATGGCCGAGGCCGAGCTCGCCCGCGACCTGCTCACCGGCCGTCCCGAGGCACCGCGCAGCGGCCCGGGGCTCCAGGTCGGCGTCGAGCTCCTCGGGCGGCACGAGGCCCTGCTGACCGTGTCGCCGGACGGGCGGAGCGGGACCACGCTGCGCCTCACGCCGCGCCACAGCGAGATCGTCCTGCTGCTCGGCACGGCACCGCACGGCCTCTCGGGCGACGAGCTCGCGGTGCTGCTCTACGAGGACGACGGCGCGTCGTCCACGCTGCGCGCCGAGCTCAACCGGCTGCGCCACCTGCTGGGCGACGAGCTCCTCGTCTCGCGGCCCTACCGGCTCGCCGCCGCGGTCGCCGGCGACTGGCTGGCGGTCGAGGCCAGGCTCGCGGCCGGCGACCTGCGTGGCGCGCTGCGGGCCTACCGCGGTCCGGTGCTGCCGCGCTCGACCGCACCCGGGGTCGTACGCCTGCGCGAGCAGCTGCACCACTCGGTCCGCGGGGGCCTGCTGGCATGCCGTGAGCCCGACCTGATGGCGAGCTGGACCCGCTCGGCGTGGGGTGCCGACGACTACGAGATGTGGCTCGCCCAGCTCGACGTGGTTGCCGCGACCTCGCCGGTGCGCGCCCTCGTCGAGGGCCAGGTCGCGCGGCTCGACCGCGAGCTGGGCTAG
- the edd gene encoding phosphogluconate dehydratase has product MSHQQIHPVVAEVTARIVERSSASRAAYLARVRAAAGTGPAARTDLGCANLAHGFAASEPTEKTALRGRTKPNLAIVTSYNDMLSAHQPFVDYPPVLKKAAVRAGGLAQVAGGVPAMCDGITQGRDGMQLSLYSRDVIAMSTAIALSHDMFDGALLLGVCDKIVPGLLIGALSFGHLPTVFVPAGPMPSGLPNGEKARVRQLHAEGKATREELLEAEAASYHSKGTCTFYGTANSNQLLMEVMGLHLPGSSFVNPGTPLREALTRAAAARAVAITRQGGEPTPVGELVDERTIVNACVALLASGGSTNHTLHLVAMARAAGIALTWQDLSDLSAVVPLLCRIYPNGQADVNHFHAAGGIAFLVHTLLGAGMLHEDVRTVAGHGLSLYTREPVLRGDDLTWEEGPKASLDHDVLRPADDPFSADGGLKVLTGPLGTAVIKTSAVKAEHRVVTAPALVFDDQADFLTAFAEGRLDGRDLVAVIRYQGPAANGMPELHKLTPALGVLQDRGQRVAIVTDGRMSGASGKVPAAIHVTPEAALGGPLSRVVDGDVLTVDAVSGRLLVEDEDALRHRPSTGRAPVGEEFAGTGRELFAAFRATVGPADAGASVFPAFDMPSPEVPVVQHA; this is encoded by the coding sequence ATGAGCCACCAGCAGATCCACCCCGTCGTCGCCGAGGTGACGGCCCGCATCGTGGAGCGCAGCAGCGCCAGCCGCGCGGCGTACCTCGCCCGGGTGCGGGCCGCCGCCGGCACCGGTCCGGCCGCGCGCACCGACCTCGGCTGCGCCAACCTCGCCCACGGGTTCGCCGCGAGCGAGCCGACCGAGAAGACCGCGCTGCGTGGGCGCACCAAGCCCAACCTGGCGATCGTCACGAGCTACAACGACATGCTCTCGGCCCACCAGCCGTTCGTCGACTACCCGCCGGTGCTGAAGAAGGCCGCGGTCCGTGCGGGTGGGCTCGCCCAGGTCGCCGGCGGCGTGCCGGCGATGTGCGACGGCATCACCCAGGGCCGCGACGGCATGCAGCTCTCGCTCTACAGCCGCGACGTGATCGCGATGTCGACCGCGATCGCGCTGAGCCACGACATGTTCGACGGCGCGCTGCTGCTCGGCGTCTGCGACAAGATCGTCCCCGGCCTGCTGATCGGCGCGCTGTCCTTCGGCCACCTGCCGACGGTCTTCGTGCCCGCCGGTCCGATGCCCTCGGGGCTGCCCAACGGCGAGAAGGCGCGGGTGCGCCAGCTGCACGCCGAGGGCAAGGCGACCCGCGAGGAGCTGCTCGAGGCGGAGGCGGCGTCCTACCACTCGAAGGGCACCTGCACCTTCTACGGCACCGCCAACTCCAACCAGCTGCTGATGGAGGTCATGGGCCTGCACCTGCCGGGCTCGTCGTTCGTCAACCCCGGTACGCCGCTGCGCGAGGCGCTCACCCGCGCCGCCGCCGCGCGGGCCGTCGCGATCACCCGGCAAGGCGGCGAGCCGACGCCGGTCGGAGAGCTCGTCGACGAGCGGACGATCGTCAACGCGTGCGTCGCGCTGCTCGCCAGCGGCGGCTCGACGAACCACACGCTCCACCTCGTCGCGATGGCGCGCGCCGCCGGGATCGCGCTCACGTGGCAGGACCTGTCCGACCTGTCAGCCGTCGTCCCGCTGCTGTGCCGGATCTACCCCAACGGCCAGGCCGACGTGAACCACTTCCACGCCGCCGGCGGCATCGCGTTCCTCGTCCACACGCTGCTCGGCGCAGGGATGCTGCACGAGGACGTACGCACGGTCGCCGGGCACGGGCTGTCGCTCTACACCCGCGAGCCGGTGCTGCGCGGGGACGACCTGACCTGGGAGGAGGGCCCCAAGGCCAGCCTCGACCACGACGTGCTGCGCCCGGCCGACGACCCGTTCTCGGCGGACGGCGGCCTCAAGGTGCTCACCGGTCCGCTCGGCACGGCCGTCATCAAGACGTCCGCGGTGAAGGCCGAGCACCGGGTCGTCACCGCGCCCGCGCTGGTCTTCGACGACCAGGCCGACTTCCTCACCGCCTTCGCCGAGGGTCGCCTCGACGGCCGCGACCTGGTCGCAGTCATCCGCTACCAGGGGCCGGCGGCCAACGGGATGCCCGAGCTGCACAAGCTCACCCCCGCCCTCGGCGTGCTCCAGGACCGCGGCCAGCGGGTCGCGATCGTCACCGACGGCCGGATGTCCGGCGCCTCCGGCAAGGTGCCCGCCGCCATCCACGTCACGCCCGAGGCCGCGCTCGGCGGACCGCTGTCGCGCGTCGTCGACGGCGACGTCCTCACCGTCGACGCCGTGTCGGGCCGGCTGCTCGTGGAGGACGAGGACGCGCTGCGGCACCGTCCGTCCACCGGCCGCGCACCGGTCGGCGAGGAGTTCGCCGGCACCGGACGCGAGCTGTTCGCCGCGTTCCGCGCCACCGTCGGGCCGGCCGACGCCGGCGCCAGCGTCTTCCCCGCGTTCGACATGCCCAGCCCGGAGGTCCCCGTTGTCCAGCACGCCTGA
- a CDS encoding DUF779 domain-containing protein: MPSPPSRVAITGEAADLVRRLTGLHGPVMFHQSGGCCDGSAPMCYPDGEFRVGGSDVHLGDLDVGLERAVPVWMSAAQFAYWSHTHLTIDVVPGRGAGFSLEAPEGVRFLTRSRLLTDEEQLALSLGG; the protein is encoded by the coding sequence ATGCCGTCACCACCCTCCCGGGTCGCGATCACCGGTGAGGCGGCAGACCTGGTCCGCCGCCTCACCGGCCTCCACGGCCCCGTGATGTTCCACCAGTCCGGCGGCTGCTGCGACGGGTCCGCGCCGATGTGCTACCCCGACGGCGAGTTCCGCGTCGGCGGCTCCGACGTGCACCTCGGCGACCTCGACGTCGGCCTCGAGCGGGCGGTGCCGGTGTGGATGTCGGCGGCGCAGTTCGCGTACTGGAGCCACACCCACCTCACCATCGACGTGGTGCCCGGCCGCGGTGCCGGCTTCTCGCTCGAGGCGCCGGAGGGCGTCAGGTTCCTGACCCGCTCGCGACTGCTGACCGACGAGGAGCAGCTCGCCCTCTCCCTCGGTGGTTGA
- a CDS encoding nucleoside deaminase, with the protein MTYEDAMRLALAEARSALVGDDVPVGAVVLDEAGAVLGTGRNTREAEGDPTGHAEVVALRAAAAARGGWRLTGCTLVVTLEPCTMCAGALVLARVDRLVFGAYDDKLGAVGSLWDVVRDRRLNHRPEVVGGVLAEESTALLDGFFASRR; encoded by the coding sequence ATGACGTACGAGGACGCGATGCGCCTGGCCCTGGCCGAGGCGCGGTCGGCGCTCGTCGGTGACGACGTGCCGGTCGGCGCCGTCGTGCTCGACGAGGCCGGCGCCGTCCTCGGCACCGGCCGCAACACGCGCGAGGCCGAGGGCGACCCGACGGGTCACGCCGAGGTGGTCGCGCTGCGTGCCGCCGCGGCCGCCCGCGGCGGGTGGCGCCTCACCGGGTGCACGCTGGTCGTGACCCTGGAGCCCTGCACCATGTGTGCCGGCGCCCTCGTCCTCGCCCGCGTCGACCGGCTCGTGTTCGGGGCGTACGACGACAAGCTGGGCGCCGTCGGCTCGCTCTGGGACGTCGTGCGCGACCGTCGGCTCAACCACCGCCCCGAGGTGGTGGGCGGTGTGCTCGCCGAGGAGTCCACCGCGCTCCTCGACGGCTTCTTCGCCTCCCGCCGCTGA
- the eda gene encoding bifunctional 4-hydroxy-2-oxoglutarate aldolase/2-dehydro-3-deoxy-phosphogluconate aldolase yields MSSTPEPSTGSTQSVTRSVLDVVPVMPVVVVDDLAHAVPLARALVAGGLPAIELTLRTPVALDAIAAIAAEVPEILVGAGTIVAPGQAKLAQDAGAQFLVSPGATPALLGAMADTGLPFLPGTSTVSEVLAVLEAGFTDMKFFPAEAAGGAPWLKSVAAPVPDARFCPTGGITAASAPAYLALPNVGCVGGSWLTPADVVARGDWAEVERRAREAAALAG; encoded by the coding sequence TTGTCCAGCACGCCTGAGCCCTCGACCGGCTCCACCCAGTCCGTCACCAGGTCGGTCCTCGACGTCGTCCCGGTCATGCCGGTCGTCGTCGTCGACGACCTCGCCCACGCCGTCCCGCTCGCCCGTGCCCTCGTCGCGGGCGGCCTGCCCGCCATCGAGCTCACCCTGCGCACGCCGGTCGCCCTCGACGCGATCGCCGCCATCGCCGCCGAGGTGCCCGAGATCCTCGTCGGCGCCGGCACGATCGTCGCCCCGGGGCAGGCCAAGCTCGCCCAGGACGCCGGCGCGCAGTTCCTCGTCTCGCCCGGTGCCACCCCCGCGCTGCTCGGCGCGATGGCCGACACCGGCCTGCCGTTCCTGCCCGGCACCTCGACGGTGTCGGAGGTGCTCGCGGTCCTCGAGGCCGGCTTCACCGACATGAAGTTCTTCCCCGCCGAGGCCGCCGGCGGCGCGCCCTGGCTGAAGTCCGTGGCTGCCCCGGTGCCGGACGCGCGGTTCTGCCCGACCGGCGGCATCACCGCCGCCTCGGCCCCGGCGTACCTCGCCCTCCCGAACGTCGGCTGCGTCGGCGGCTCGTGGCTCACGCCCGCCGACGTCGTCGCCCGCGGCGACTGGGCCGAGGTCGAGCGCCGGGCGCGGGAGGCCGCCGCCCTCGCGGGGTAG
- a CDS encoding ROK family transcriptional regulator yields MNETAGDLLALLRSGRAHTRSDLRRLTGMSRTAVVARVSALSEAGLVLLGEELASTGGRPPGSLVFDVHAGVVLAVAIGRSRSQLATFDLGGTELGSVSVEHTVGAGPDEVMPPLAEELAGLVRDAGRPVLGVGLSLPGTVDPVRAVSIDSPVMAGWDGVDLAPYLSSVTDAPLHVGNDADVLALSERLGHAASYDDLLVLKVSTGLGLGIIADGRVVSGHLGGAGEIGHVRTEAAAGRACRCGGEGCLETVAGGWALVAQFVERGHEASHVRDLTALALSGDADAKAMLRESGRLVGEVVAMAITLLNPHALVVGGDMSAAFDVYAAGLRESIYARATAMATRDLQVLPSTYGDRAGLVGCAVLALDNALAPAAVDAMLLEGVRLGDTVDD; encoded by the coding sequence ATGAACGAGACCGCCGGCGACCTGCTCGCCCTGCTGCGCAGCGGACGCGCCCACACGCGCTCCGACCTGCGCCGCCTCACGGGCATGTCGCGCACCGCCGTCGTCGCCCGGGTGAGCGCGCTGTCCGAGGCGGGGCTCGTGCTGCTCGGCGAGGAGCTCGCGAGCACCGGCGGCCGCCCGCCCGGCAGCCTGGTCTTCGACGTCCACGCCGGGGTGGTGCTGGCCGTGGCCATCGGCCGCTCCCGCAGCCAGCTCGCGACCTTCGACCTCGGCGGCACCGAGCTCGGCTCGGTGTCCGTCGAGCACACGGTCGGGGCCGGCCCCGACGAGGTGATGCCGCCCCTGGCCGAGGAGCTCGCCGGGCTGGTCCGCGACGCCGGGCGTCCCGTGCTCGGCGTCGGGCTGAGCCTGCCCGGCACGGTCGACCCGGTCCGGGCGGTCAGCATCGACTCACCGGTCATGGCCGGCTGGGACGGCGTCGACCTCGCGCCGTACCTCTCCTCCGTCACCGACGCCCCGCTCCACGTGGGCAACGACGCCGACGTGCTCGCGCTGTCCGAGCGCCTGGGCCATGCCGCGTCCTACGACGACCTGCTGGTCCTCAAGGTCTCCACCGGCCTCGGCCTGGGCATCATCGCCGACGGCCGGGTGGTCAGCGGGCACCTCGGCGGGGCCGGCGAGATCGGGCACGTCCGGACCGAGGCAGCCGCAGGCCGGGCGTGCCGCTGCGGCGGCGAGGGCTGCCTGGAGACCGTCGCCGGCGGCTGGGCGCTGGTGGCCCAGTTCGTCGAGCGCGGCCACGAGGCCAGCCACGTCCGCGACCTCACCGCGCTCGCGCTCAGCGGCGACGCCGACGCCAAGGCGATGCTCCGCGAGAGCGGGCGGCTCGTCGGGGAGGTGGTGGCCATGGCCATCACGCTGCTCAACCCGCACGCCCTGGTCGTCGGTGGCGACATGTCGGCCGCCTTCGACGTCTACGCCGCCGGACTGCGCGAGAGCATCTACGCCCGCGCGACCGCGATGGCCACCCGCGACCTGCAGGTGCTGCCGTCGACCTACGGCGACCGCGCCGGCCTGGTCGGCTGCGCGGTGCTGGCGCTCGACAACGCGCTCGCACCGGCCGCCGTCGACGCGATGCTGCTCGAGGGCGTCCGCCTCGGCGACACCGTCGACGACTGA
- a CDS encoding GNAT family N-acetyltransferase: MPEFTWRPANEATDADVAAVFEAGGAHKCRCQGLKVAGWIWRDTTQEQRDAAQVEQTGCGTDGPTSGLIGYVDGEPAGWVAVEPRESYPRIWSRRQPWMRMDPDREGVWSVTCFVVRKGHRRAGLMYELAAATVAYGQQVGARVLEGYPTEPADGKTVIWDEASVGLLQVFLDAGYEVVASPTLRRRVVRRELG; the protein is encoded by the coding sequence ATGCCCGAGTTCACCTGGCGCCCGGCCAACGAGGCGACCGACGCGGACGTCGCGGCCGTCTTCGAGGCCGGCGGGGCGCACAAGTGCCGCTGCCAGGGGCTCAAGGTGGCGGGCTGGATCTGGCGCGACACCACCCAGGAGCAGCGCGACGCCGCGCAGGTCGAGCAGACCGGCTGCGGGACGGACGGCCCGACCTCGGGGCTGATCGGCTACGTCGACGGCGAGCCGGCCGGGTGGGTCGCGGTCGAGCCGCGGGAGAGCTACCCCCGCATCTGGAGCCGCAGGCAGCCGTGGATGCGGATGGACCCCGACCGCGAGGGTGTCTGGTCGGTGACCTGCTTCGTCGTCCGCAAGGGCCACCGCCGGGCGGGGCTGATGTACGAGCTCGCTGCCGCCACCGTGGCGTACGGCCAGCAGGTCGGCGCCCGGGTCCTCGAGGGCTACCCGACCGAGCCCGCCGACGGGAAGACGGTCATCTGGGACGAGGCGTCGGTCGGTCTGCTGCAGGTCTTCCTCGACGCCGGCTACGAGGTGGTGGCCTCGCCCACCCTGCGCCGACGGGTGGTCCGCAGGGAGCTCGGGTGA
- the exaC gene encoding acetaldehyde dehydrogenase ExaC: MSVYAPPGTADSAIEVKSRYGHYIGGEWVDPVRGGWFENISPVNGKPFTEVARGTAEDIEKALDAAHNAAPAWGRTSATERSNILLKIADRMEAHLEDLAVVETWDNGKAVRETLNADLPLAVDHFRYFAGVLRSQEGTISEIDETTIAYHFHEPLGVVGQIIPWNFPILMAVWKLAPALAAGNAVVLKPAEQTPWSILKVAELVGDLLPPGVLNIVNGFGVEAGKPLASSPRISKIAFTGETTTGRLIMQYASENIIPVTLELGGKSPNIFFEDVAAERDAFYDKALEGFTMFALNQGEVCTCPSRALVQRSVYSDFVPDAIARVEAVVQGNPLDTDTMMGAQASSDQLHKILSYLEIGRAEGAKVLTGGARNVLEGDLAEGYYVQPTVFEGDNSMRIFQEEIFGPVVALTSFDDEADALKIANDTLYGLGAGVWTRDGARAFRAGKEIQAGRVWTNCYHAYPAHAAFGGYKQSGIGRETHKMMLDHYQQTKNLLVSYSPDKLGFF; this comes from the coding sequence ATGAGCGTCTACGCACCCCCCGGCACCGCCGACTCGGCGATCGAGGTCAAGAGCCGCTACGGCCACTACATCGGCGGCGAGTGGGTCGACCCGGTCAGGGGCGGCTGGTTCGAGAACATCTCGCCGGTCAACGGCAAGCCCTTCACCGAGGTCGCGCGCGGCACCGCCGAGGACATCGAGAAGGCCCTCGACGCCGCGCACAACGCCGCACCCGCCTGGGGGCGTACGTCGGCCACCGAGCGGTCCAACATCCTGCTCAAGATCGCCGACCGGATGGAGGCCCACCTCGAGGACCTCGCCGTCGTCGAGACCTGGGACAACGGCAAGGCCGTCCGCGAGACGCTCAACGCCGACCTGCCCCTCGCGGTCGACCACTTCCGCTACTTCGCGGGCGTGCTGCGCTCGCAGGAGGGCACCATCTCGGAGATCGACGAGACCACGATCGCCTACCACTTCCACGAGCCGCTCGGCGTCGTCGGCCAGATCATCCCGTGGAACTTCCCGATCCTCATGGCCGTCTGGAAGCTCGCGCCCGCCCTCGCCGCCGGCAACGCCGTCGTGCTCAAGCCCGCCGAGCAGACGCCGTGGTCGATCCTCAAGGTGGCCGAGCTGGTGGGCGACCTGCTGCCGCCCGGCGTGCTCAACATCGTCAACGGCTTCGGCGTCGAGGCCGGCAAGCCGCTCGCGTCGTCGCCGCGGATCTCCAAGATCGCCTTCACCGGCGAGACCACCACGGGCCGGCTGATCATGCAGTACGCCTCGGAGAACATCATCCCGGTGACGCTCGAGCTTGGCGGCAAGAGCCCGAACATCTTCTTCGAGGACGTCGCCGCCGAGCGCGACGCGTTCTACGACAAGGCGCTCGAGGGCTTCACCATGTTCGCGCTCAACCAGGGCGAGGTCTGCACCTGCCCGTCGCGTGCGCTGGTGCAGCGCTCGGTCTACAGCGACTTCGTGCCGGACGCGATCGCCCGGGTCGAGGCCGTCGTCCAGGGAAACCCGCTCGACACCGACACGATGATGGGCGCGCAGGCCTCCAGCGACCAGCTGCACAAGATCCTGTCCTACCTCGAGATCGGCCGCGCCGAGGGCGCCAAGGTGCTCACCGGCGGCGCGCGCAACGTGCTCGAGGGCGACCTCGCCGAGGGCTACTACGTGCAGCCGACGGTCTTCGAGGGCGACAACTCGATGCGGATCTTCCAGGAGGAGATCTTCGGCCCGGTCGTGGCCCTGACGTCCTTCGACGACGAGGCCGACGCGCTCAAGATCGCCAACGACACGCTCTACGGCCTCGGCGCCGGCGTGTGGACCCGTGACGGCGCCCGCGCGTTCCGCGCGGGCAAGGAGATCCAGGCCGGCCGGGTGTGGACCAACTGCTACCACGCCTACCCGGCGCACGCGGCGTTCGGCGGCTACAAGCAGTCCGGCATCGGCCGCGAGACCCACAAGATGATGCTCGACCACTACCAGCAGACCAAGAACCTGCTGGTGTCCTACTCCCCGGACAAGCTCGGCTTCTTCTGA
- the zwf gene encoding glucose-6-phosphate dehydrogenase, with protein MTLPTTELATELPACDFVVFGGTGDLALRKLLPALYHREREHQLPRDFRIVGASRSEIDDDGYRAMAREALGRHVPADELEPVAVDRMLDRVHHLTVDASDPDGWHLLHGLLKEHDRGQVRVFYLAVAPALFGPICDRLDEIGVVEPTSRVVMEKPVGTDLASARRVNDAVGRVFQEHQVFRIDHYLGKESVQNLLVTRFANTFLEPLWNSRWVDHVQITVAETLGVGERGAYYDTSGALRDMVQNHLLQLLCLVAMEPPTYVGRETVRDEKLKVLQALKPMSAEDVDRDTVRGRYGQGVVDGAVVPSYDEDLGAAHGTPGSGTETFVALRAEVQNWRWAGVPFFLRTGKRMGRRLSEIVVVFKEPPHAMFPHSEGAVLGNRLHIQLQPEEGMRLHMTAKEPGPGGIRLHPVSLDLSYATAFSERSPDAYERLLMDVIKGNPTLFMRRDEVEAAWTWVEPVLRRWQAAGVPPKRYPAGTSGPTAAAMLLEREGRAWQEIE; from the coding sequence GTGACCCTCCCGACCACCGAGCTCGCGACCGAGCTGCCGGCGTGCGACTTCGTCGTCTTCGGCGGCACCGGCGACCTGGCGCTGCGCAAGCTCCTGCCGGCCCTCTACCACCGCGAGCGCGAGCACCAGCTGCCGCGCGACTTCCGGATCGTCGGTGCCTCGCGCAGCGAGATCGACGACGACGGCTACCGCGCGATGGCCCGCGAGGCCCTCGGGCGCCACGTCCCCGCCGACGAGCTGGAGCCGGTCGCGGTCGACCGGATGCTCGATCGGGTCCACCACCTCACCGTCGACGCGAGCGACCCCGACGGGTGGCACCTGCTGCACGGCCTGCTCAAGGAGCACGACCGCGGCCAGGTGCGGGTGTTCTACCTCGCGGTCGCCCCCGCGCTCTTCGGCCCGATCTGCGACCGGCTCGACGAGATCGGGGTCGTCGAGCCCACCTCCCGCGTCGTGATGGAGAAGCCGGTCGGCACCGACCTCGCCTCGGCCCGCCGGGTCAACGACGCCGTCGGACGGGTCTTCCAGGAGCACCAGGTCTTCCGGATCGACCACTACCTCGGCAAGGAGAGCGTCCAGAACCTCCTCGTCACCCGCTTCGCCAACACCTTCCTCGAGCCGCTGTGGAACTCGCGGTGGGTCGACCACGTGCAGATCACCGTCGCCGAGACCCTCGGCGTCGGCGAGCGCGGCGCGTACTACGACACCTCCGGCGCGCTGCGCGACATGGTGCAGAACCACCTGCTCCAGCTGCTCTGCCTGGTCGCGATGGAGCCCCCGACCTACGTCGGGCGCGAGACCGTGCGCGACGAGAAGCTCAAGGTGCTCCAGGCGCTCAAGCCGATGAGCGCCGAGGACGTCGACCGCGACACCGTCCGCGGGCGCTACGGCCAGGGCGTCGTCGACGGCGCCGTCGTGCCGTCGTACGACGAGGACCTCGGCGCCGCGCACGGCACCCCGGGCAGCGGCACCGAGACCTTCGTCGCGCTGCGCGCGGAGGTGCAGAACTGGCGGTGGGCGGGCGTGCCGTTCTTCCTGCGCACCGGCAAGCGGATGGGCCGCCGGCTCTCCGAGATCGTGGTGGTCTTCAAGGAGCCGCCGCACGCGATGTTCCCCCACTCCGAGGGCGCCGTCCTCGGCAACCGGCTGCACATCCAGCTCCAGCCCGAGGAGGGCATGCGGCTGCACATGACCGCCAAGGAGCCCGGTCCCGGCGGGATCCGCCTCCACCCGGTCTCGCTCGACCTCAGCTATGCGACCGCGTTCTCCGAGCGGTCGCCCGACGCCTACGAGCGCCTGCTCATGGACGTCATCAAGGGCAACCCGACCCTCTTCATGCGCCGCGACGAGGTCGAGGCGGCGTGGACGTGGGTCGAGCCGGTCCTCCGGCGCTGGCAGGCCGCCGGTGTCCCCCCGAAGCGCTACCCCGCCGGTACGTCCGGCCCGACCGCAGCGGCCATGCTCCTCGAGCGCGAGGGCCGGGCCTGGCAGGAGATCGAATGA